A genome region from Stenotrophomonas maltophilia includes the following:
- a CDS encoding Orn/Lys/Arg decarboxylase N-terminal domain-containing protein, which translates to MYFKSLDYPVIVIDNDYESPRIGGILIRALVEELRSNDQRVLCGLNLDDARAGARTYVAASAVLISIDGSEEVDGEFQRLTAFLREQSARRANLPVFLYGERRTIEKVPSKLLKYIHGFIFLFEDTKSFISRQVMRAAEDYMKNLLPPFFKALIHHAAESNYSWHTPGHAGGVAFTKSPVGRAFHQFYGENTLRSDLSISVPELGSLLDHTGPIKDAENEAARNFGADHTFFVTNGTSTANKIVWHGTVARGDVVFVDRNCHKSLLHALIMTGAVPVYFTPSRNAHGIIGPISLDQFTPESLQQRIAANPLASKAYQAGSKPRIAVVTNSTYDGLCYNAEKIADEIGSAVDFLHFDEAWYAYAAFHPFYENHYGMAKGKPREQDAIIFTTHSTHKLLAAFSQASMIHVRNSAQRDLDAERFNESFMMHTSTSPHYGVIAACDVASKMMEGDAGRSLVQEMHDEAIAFRRAMLHVRDDLGRDDWWFSVWQPTKVERSLDKGDTPAPLVAKREEWYLQPDAHWHGFENLVDDYVLIDPIKVTLLTPGLAMDGSMGKLGIPAAVLSKFLWGRGITVEKTNLYSVLFLFSMGITKGKWSTLVTELMAFKELYDRNAPLSQALPSLAADYPNAYAGWGLRDLCDALHAFNQEFSVAKVMREMYVDLPTPVMTPADAYNHLVKGEIERVDIEQLSGRVAATMLVPYPPGIPTIMPGERFGDSDEPIIQSLRIAREQNARFPGFESDVHGLIIQQDGDVTSYKVEVLKA; encoded by the coding sequence GTGTACTTCAAGTCCCTGGACTATCCGGTCATTGTCATCGACAACGACTACGAGTCGCCGCGCATCGGCGGCATCCTGATCCGTGCCCTGGTTGAAGAGCTGCGCAGCAATGACCAGCGGGTGCTGTGTGGCCTGAACCTGGACGATGCCCGTGCCGGTGCCCGAACCTACGTGGCGGCGTCGGCGGTGCTGATCTCGATCGACGGCAGCGAGGAAGTGGATGGCGAGTTCCAGCGCCTGACTGCGTTCCTGCGCGAGCAGAGCGCGCGCCGCGCCAACCTGCCGGTGTTCCTGTACGGCGAGCGCCGCACCATCGAGAAGGTGCCGAGCAAGCTGCTCAAGTACATCCACGGCTTCATTTTCCTGTTCGAAGACACCAAGAGCTTCATCTCGCGGCAGGTGATGCGCGCGGCCGAAGACTACATGAAGAACCTGCTGCCGCCGTTCTTCAAGGCGCTGATCCACCATGCGGCCGAGTCGAACTATTCCTGGCACACGCCGGGCCATGCCGGCGGCGTGGCGTTCACCAAGTCGCCGGTCGGTCGTGCATTCCACCAGTTCTACGGTGAGAACACCCTGCGCAGCGACCTGTCGATCTCGGTGCCGGAGCTGGGCTCGCTGCTCGACCACACCGGCCCGATCAAGGACGCCGAGAACGAAGCGGCACGCAACTTCGGTGCCGACCATACCTTCTTCGTGACCAACGGCACCTCCACCGCCAACAAGATCGTCTGGCACGGCACGGTGGCCCGCGGCGACGTGGTGTTCGTCGACCGCAACTGCCACAAGTCGCTGCTGCACGCGCTGATCATGACCGGCGCGGTGCCGGTGTACTTCACCCCCAGCCGCAACGCGCACGGCATCATCGGCCCGATCAGCCTGGACCAGTTCACGCCGGAATCGCTGCAGCAGCGCATCGCCGCCAACCCGCTGGCCAGCAAGGCCTACCAGGCTGGCTCCAAGCCGCGCATCGCGGTGGTCACCAACTCGACCTATGACGGCCTGTGCTACAACGCCGAGAAGATCGCCGACGAGATCGGCAGCGCGGTCGACTTCCTGCACTTCGATGAAGCCTGGTACGCCTATGCCGCGTTCCATCCGTTCTACGAGAACCACTACGGCATGGCCAAGGGCAAGCCGCGCGAGCAGGATGCGATCATCTTCACCACGCATTCCACGCACAAGCTGCTGGCCGCGTTCTCGCAGGCGTCGATGATCCACGTGCGCAATTCGGCGCAGCGCGACTTGGATGCCGAGCGCTTCAACGAGTCGTTCATGATGCACACCTCGACCAGCCCGCATTACGGGGTGATCGCGGCCTGTGATGTGGCGTCGAAGATGATGGAAGGCGACGCCGGCCGTTCGCTGGTGCAGGAAATGCATGACGAGGCGATCGCGTTCCGTCGCGCGATGCTGCACGTGCGTGACGACCTTGGCCGCGATGACTGGTGGTTCAGCGTGTGGCAGCCCACCAAGGTCGAACGCAGCCTGGACAAGGGCGATACGCCGGCACCGCTGGTGGCCAAGCGCGAGGAGTGGTACCTGCAGCCGGATGCGCACTGGCATGGTTTCGAGAACCTGGTCGACGACTATGTGCTGATCGACCCGATCAAGGTGACCCTGCTGACCCCGGGCCTGGCGATGGACGGCAGCATGGGCAAGCTGGGCATTCCGGCGGCGGTGCTGAGCAAGTTCCTGTGGGGCCGCGGCATCACTGTGGAGAAGACCAACCTGTACTCGGTGCTGTTCCTGTTCTCGATGGGTATCACCAAGGGCAAGTGGAGCACGCTGGTCACCGAACTGATGGCATTCAAGGAACTGTACGACCGCAACGCGCCGCTCAGCCAGGCACTGCCGTCGCTGGCGGCCGACTATCCGAACGCCTACGCTGGTTGGGGCCTGCGTGACCTGTGCGATGCGCTGCATGCGTTCAACCAGGAGTTCTCGGTGGCCAAGGTGATGCGCGAGATGTACGTGGACCTGCCGACGCCGGTGATGACCCCGGCCGATGCCTACAACCACCTCGTCAAGGGCGAGATCGAGCGGGTCGACATCGAGCAGCTCAGTGGCCGCGTCGCGGCGACCATGCTGGTTCCGTACCCGCCGGGCATTCCCACCATCATGCCGGGCGAGCGTTTCGGCGACAGTGACGAACCGATCATCCAGTCGCTGCGCATCGCCCGCGAGCAGAACGCGCGCTTCCCGGGCTTCGAGTCGGATGTGCACGGGCTGATCATCCAGCAGGACGGCGACGTGACATCGTACAAGGTGGAGGTGCTGAAGGCCTGA
- a CDS encoding TonB-dependent receptor, producing the protein MLCPRPLVLALSLACAGTVPLLPTSAHAQAATRSYDLPAQPLPAALDAYSRLTGIDLVVGAALPAGHAAPALRGDFDDAQALSHLLAGSGLRPRFIHARRATLEPAPAERRDGSRRTGPLRVQGDTAHGNAPGSGASQYVPATHDGFAPTVGSERLAMAERQDGNSLLRSMPGTHSFHSRSQPGLQVNIRGMTGAGRVNTMIDGVTQTFRNNAGHGSGGPFAYVDPFLLAGVDVQRGAVAGGDGAGTLAGSANFRTLDIDDLLGEGRDWGLRAGYRHGNNGYGSGRTFAGAWRHSEDGGDRQFGLLAAASSSHSSEYATARGQKNAADPGSQQPSSWLLKARLQPSDQHRLDLSHMRYENDFYHNYPWQISARNQRASYHYTPYTPWIDLRATFASNKTRLFYPPVEDSSYIGRRTHSSLSSWTVDNTSRFDIGALQARWNTGIKHQSDIYVADTPILRGANPQGRSKLDSVFSTLELQYDIYALTAGLRQDRYGIRGHIPVCSDVPGQCTEIHGGDIDVRRSERALSPSLALSLQATDWLQLFAEVSRTSRPPRVQEMFFEKIPLEGMSDADGVGANPFLRRERSRNLQFGANLSTDSLLVDGDLAQLRITRFDNRIRDYIKPQYLLIVHPPELEPFVVPIDSDPQLNAWTDVLDADDFTTTTRWMNHPGVVRMRGIELEAHYASEHYHATLSWTRSRTSAPAIEFVNLEDITALPDRYWTLDVGGRWWQQRVQAGLRAEYSGPTEEGYDFFQTRKTGGTGVLLDFYASFKPQANTTLWLNIENLQNKSYDNNASIDSIFSPILDRGNGRGRTVSMGINVAF; encoded by the coding sequence ATGCTGTGCCCCCGCCCCCTTGTCCTTGCCCTGTCGCTGGCCTGCGCCGGCACCGTCCCACTGCTGCCGACCAGTGCCCATGCACAGGCCGCCACGCGCAGCTATGACCTGCCCGCCCAGCCACTGCCTGCCGCACTGGATGCCTACAGCCGGCTGACCGGTATCGATCTGGTCGTCGGCGCGGCGCTTCCCGCCGGTCATGCCGCGCCCGCGCTGCGCGGCGACTTCGACGATGCGCAGGCCCTGTCGCACCTGCTGGCCGGCAGCGGCCTGCGTCCGCGCTTCATCCATGCACGCCGCGCCACCCTGGAGCCGGCGCCGGCCGAACGCCGCGACGGCAGCCGCCGCACCGGCCCGCTGCGTGTGCAGGGCGACACCGCGCACGGCAATGCACCGGGCAGCGGAGCCAGCCAGTACGTGCCGGCCACCCACGATGGCTTCGCACCCACTGTCGGTAGCGAGCGCTTGGCGATGGCCGAACGCCAGGACGGCAACAGCCTGCTGCGCTCGATGCCCGGTACCCACAGCTTCCATTCGCGCAGCCAACCGGGCCTGCAGGTCAACATCCGCGGCATGACCGGTGCCGGCCGGGTCAACACCATGATCGACGGTGTCACCCAGACCTTCCGCAACAATGCCGGCCATGGCTCGGGTGGCCCCTTCGCCTACGTCGATCCGTTCCTGCTGGCCGGTGTGGACGTGCAGCGCGGTGCGGTCGCTGGCGGTGACGGCGCTGGTACGCTGGCCGGCAGTGCCAACTTCCGCACGCTCGATATCGACGATCTGCTCGGCGAGGGTCGCGACTGGGGCCTGCGCGCGGGCTACCGGCATGGCAACAACGGCTATGGCAGCGGCCGCACCTTCGCCGGCGCCTGGCGCCACAGCGAGGACGGCGGTGATCGCCAGTTCGGCCTGCTGGCCGCTGCCAGCAGCAGCCACAGCAGCGAATACGCCACCGCCCGTGGGCAGAAGAACGCTGCCGACCCGGGCAGCCAGCAGCCCAGCAGCTGGCTGCTGAAAGCCCGCCTGCAGCCCAGCGACCAGCATCGGCTGGACCTGAGCCACATGCGCTACGAAAACGACTTCTACCACAATTACCCGTGGCAGATTTCCGCGCGCAACCAGCGCGCCAGCTACCACTACACGCCCTATACGCCGTGGATCGACCTGCGTGCCACCTTCGCCAGCAACAAGACCCGGCTGTTCTACCCGCCGGTGGAGGATTCGAGCTACATCGGCCGCCGCACCCACAGCAGCCTGAGCAGCTGGACCGTCGACAACACCAGCCGCTTTGATATCGGCGCCCTGCAGGCGCGGTGGAACACCGGCATCAAGCATCAGTCGGACATCTACGTGGCCGACACCCCTATCCTGCGCGGTGCCAACCCACAGGGCCGCAGCAAGCTCGACAGCGTGTTCAGCACCCTGGAACTGCAATACGACATCTACGCGCTGACCGCTGGCCTGCGCCAGGATCGATACGGCATCCGCGGCCATATCCCGGTGTGTTCCGACGTGCCGGGCCAATGCACGGAGATCCATGGCGGCGACATCGACGTGCGCCGCAGCGAGCGCGCGCTCAGCCCCAGCCTGGCACTCTCACTGCAGGCCACCGACTGGCTGCAGCTGTTCGCTGAAGTCTCGCGCACCTCGCGGCCGCCGCGTGTGCAGGAGATGTTCTTCGAGAAGATCCCGTTGGAGGGCATGAGTGATGCCGACGGCGTAGGTGCCAATCCGTTCCTGCGCCGCGAGCGCTCACGCAACCTGCAGTTCGGTGCCAACCTCAGCACCGATTCGCTGCTGGTCGACGGTGACCTGGCGCAGCTGCGCATCACCCGTTTCGACAACCGCATCCGCGACTACATCAAGCCGCAGTACCTGCTGATCGTGCATCCGCCGGAACTGGAGCCGTTCGTGGTGCCGATCGACAGCGATCCGCAGCTCAATGCCTGGACCGATGTGCTGGATGCAGACGACTTCACCACCACCACGCGCTGGATGAACCACCCGGGCGTTGTACGCATGCGCGGCATCGAGCTGGAAGCGCACTACGCCAGTGAGCACTACCACGCCACGCTCAGCTGGACCCGCTCGCGCACCAGCGCACCGGCCATCGAGTTCGTCAACCTGGAAGACATCACCGCCCTGCCCGACCGCTACTGGACGCTGGACGTGGGCGGCCGCTGGTGGCAGCAGCGCGTGCAGGCCGGCCTGCGCGCCGAATACTCCGGGCCCACCGAGGAAGGCTACGACTTCTTCCAGACCCGCAAGACCGGCGGCACCGGTGTGCTGCTCGACTTCTACGCCAGCTTCAAGCCACAGGCCAATACCACGCTGTGGCTGAACATCGAAAACCTGCAGAACAAGTCCTATGACAACAATGCCTCGATCGACAGCATCTTCAGCCCGATCCTGGACCGCGGCAACGGCCGTGGCCGCACCGTCTCGATGGGCATCAATGTGGCGTTCTAG
- a CDS encoding cation diffusion facilitator family transporter, with protein sequence MDTAREQRILKFSIGVTIAVSAVGFSGGLLVGSQAILFDGVYSLVDVALTLVSLSVLRLVAREQSPRFQYGYWHLEPMVEALGGVILSLACVYALANAVIGLTTGGHEVKFGPALWWAALLSASNLAMAAFVAQRARRLRSALLWLDVRGWLLGGLMSLAVVLAFVLALALHGGEWHHWVPYLDSIVLALISLAVLPVPARSAWKAMREVLQVAPDDLDRRVQQVMQAFVAEHGYAGFTSHVAKMGRMRFIEIHVLADPTTPLGSVGAVDAMRDEIAVRLDARGGTFWLTIDFTADPAWT encoded by the coding sequence ATGGATACCGCGCGCGAGCAACGCATCCTGAAGTTCTCGATCGGGGTCACCATCGCGGTCAGCGCGGTCGGCTTCAGCGGTGGCCTGCTGGTGGGATCGCAGGCCATCCTGTTCGACGGCGTGTACAGCCTGGTCGACGTTGCCCTGACCCTGGTGTCATTGTCGGTGCTGCGACTGGTGGCGCGGGAACAGAGCCCGCGCTTCCAGTACGGCTACTGGCACCTGGAGCCGATGGTCGAGGCACTCGGTGGGGTGATCCTGTCGTTGGCCTGCGTCTATGCGCTGGCCAACGCGGTGATCGGTTTGACCACGGGCGGGCACGAAGTGAAGTTCGGGCCTGCGCTGTGGTGGGCAGCATTGCTGAGTGCCAGCAACCTGGCGATGGCCGCGTTCGTCGCGCAGCGTGCGCGGCGCCTGCGCTCGGCGTTGTTGTGGCTGGACGTGCGTGGCTGGCTGTTGGGTGGGCTGATGAGCCTGGCGGTGGTGCTGGCCTTCGTACTGGCACTGGCGTTGCACGGCGGCGAGTGGCACCACTGGGTGCCTTACCTTGATTCGATCGTGCTGGCATTGATCAGCCTGGCGGTGCTGCCGGTGCCGGCGCGCAGCGCCTGGAAAGCCATGCGCGAGGTGCTGCAGGTGGCCCCGGACGATCTGGACCGGCGCGTGCAGCAGGTGATGCAGGCGTTCGTGGCCGAGCACGGCTATGCCGGATTCACCAGCCATGTGGCGAAGATGGGGCGCATGCGGTTCATCGAGATCCATGTGCTGGCTGACCCGACGACGCCGTTGGGTTCGGTGGGCGCGGTCGATGCGATGCGCGACGAGATCGCGGTACGCCTGGATGCCCGTGGCGGCACGTTCTGGCTGACCATCGATTTCACCGCCGACCCGGCGTGGACGTAG
- a CDS encoding YggS family pyridoxal phosphate-dependent enzyme has protein sequence MPLAAADWPVAQSVEQIAANLVTVRQRIADACARVGRDPASVRLLPVSKTVDDARIRMAVAAGCHELGENKVQEAQRKAETMADLGVHWSVIGHLQTNKARYVARFASEFQALDSLRVAEALQQRLQLENRTLDVFVQVNTSAEPSKYGLEPDAVETFVQQLPVFDRLRVRGLMTLAIFAPEVERVRACFVRLRELRDQLQHTAPPGIDLSQLSMGMSGDFEVAIEEGATVVRVGQAIFGARATPDSFYWPNNGAPA, from the coding sequence ATGCCCCTTGCCGCCGCCGACTGGCCCGTCGCCCAGTCTGTTGAACAGATCGCCGCCAACCTGGTCACGGTGCGACAACGCATCGCCGATGCCTGTGCCCGCGTAGGCCGGGATCCGGCCAGCGTGCGCCTGCTGCCAGTCAGCAAGACCGTCGATGACGCCCGCATCCGCATGGCGGTGGCCGCCGGCTGCCACGAACTGGGCGAGAACAAGGTGCAGGAGGCACAGCGCAAGGCCGAGACAATGGCCGACCTGGGCGTGCACTGGTCGGTGATCGGCCATCTGCAGACCAACAAGGCACGCTACGTGGCGCGCTTTGCCAGCGAGTTCCAGGCGCTGGACAGCCTGCGCGTAGCCGAGGCGCTGCAGCAGCGCCTGCAGCTGGAAAATCGCACACTGGATGTATTCGTCCAGGTCAACACGTCTGCGGAACCCAGCAAGTACGGCCTGGAACCCGACGCCGTCGAGACCTTCGTGCAGCAGCTGCCAGTCTTCGACAGGCTACGCGTGCGCGGCCTGATGACCCTGGCCATCTTCGCTCCCGAAGTCGAACGTGTGCGCGCGTGCTTCGTGCGCCTGCGTGAACTGCGCGACCAGCTGCAGCATACCGCCCCACCCGGCATCGACCTGTCGCAGCTGTCGATGGGCATGTCCGGGGACTTCGAAGTGGCCATCGAGGAAGGCGCCACCGTAGTCCGCGTCGGCCAGGCCATCTTCGGCGCCCGCGCCACTCCGGACAGCTTCTACTGGCCGAACAACGGAGCCCCGGCATGA
- a CDS encoding ChaN family lipoprotein, with amino-acid sequence MWRSSRRWLPLCLLALAGVAGAQSMPGTVTDLASGQHLDEAAFVQRAANAQRLLLGERHDLAGDHAAQRWLLHALQQVRPQGALVMEMIASERQPRLQRVQRWLARGTHAEGARLQDLLDWDARWPWAAYGGLVREAADAGTPLFGGNLSRAEVNALLASTEGVRFPVAAARQRLSAVVLAQHADAAPMLEGMLAVQQARDTRMAQVLLDAPAPALLVAGRWHVLRGTGVPGYLSPDTPALVIALASPGETVDAADADLLWVLDDE; translated from the coding sequence ATGTGGCGTTCTAGCCGTCGCTGGTTGCCGCTGTGCCTGCTGGCGCTGGCGGGCGTGGCTGGCGCCCAGTCGATGCCCGGCACGGTGACCGACCTGGCCAGCGGCCAGCATCTGGACGAGGCCGCATTCGTGCAGCGTGCGGCCAATGCGCAGCGGCTGCTGCTGGGTGAACGCCATGACCTCGCCGGAGACCATGCGGCCCAGCGCTGGCTGCTGCATGCCCTGCAACAGGTGCGCCCGCAAGGCGCGCTGGTGATGGAGATGATTGCCAGCGAGCGCCAGCCGCGCCTGCAACGGGTGCAGCGCTGGCTGGCCAGGGGCACCCATGCCGAGGGTGCACGCCTGCAGGATCTGCTGGACTGGGATGCGCGCTGGCCGTGGGCCGCGTATGGCGGGCTGGTACGGGAGGCTGCCGATGCAGGCACGCCGTTGTTCGGTGGCAACCTGTCGCGTGCCGAGGTCAACGCGCTGCTGGCCTCGACCGAGGGCGTGCGATTCCCAGTGGCCGCTGCCCGCCAGCGCCTGTCGGCGGTGGTGCTGGCCCAGCACGCAGACGCGGCACCGATGCTGGAAGGGATGCTGGCCGTACAACAGGCCCGCGACACGCGCATGGCGCAGGTGCTGCTCGACGCGCCCGCACCGGCGCTGCTGGTAGCAGGTCGCTGGCATGTACTGCGCGGTACCGGGGTACCGGGCTACCTGTCACCGGATACGCCTGCGTTGGTGATCGCATTGGCTTCACCGGGTGAAACCGTCGATGCAGCTGATGCCGATCTGCTGTGGGTGCTGGACGATGAGTGA
- a CDS encoding RNA polymerase sigma factor, translating into MSTPVEPTDVAHLCAAHYRPLHAHVRRKLPQRSDADDVVQETWLRVVKVAASGLLSNGRAYLYRVAHNLIVDHYRQRQRRREEALEDAQLHAIADPAPLPEQRLLDAEQLRHLDAIIAALPPRARQVFLLARVEQMALAEIGRQLGISRQTAHGHLLRALVALQQVPGA; encoded by the coding sequence GTGTCCACGCCTGTCGAACCGACGGATGTCGCGCATCTGTGCGCGGCCCATTACCGGCCGCTGCACGCCCATGTCCGCCGTAAACTCCCGCAACGCAGCGACGCCGATGACGTCGTCCAGGAAACCTGGCTGCGTGTCGTCAAAGTCGCCGCCAGCGGTCTGCTGAGCAATGGCCGTGCATACCTGTATCGCGTTGCCCACAACCTGATCGTCGACCACTATCGGCAACGCCAGCGTCGTCGCGAAGAGGCGCTGGAGGATGCCCAGCTGCATGCCATCGCCGATCCTGCGCCCCTGCCGGAACAGCGCCTGCTTGATGCCGAACAGCTGCGCCATCTCGATGCCATCATCGCCGCGTTGCCGCCGCGCGCGCGGCAGGTGTTCCTGCTGGCCCGCGTGGAACAGATGGCGTTGGCCGAGATCGGCCGCCAGCTCGGCATCAGCCGGCAGACCGCGCATGGCCATCTGCTGCGCGCCCTGGTCGCCCTGCAGCAGGTACCCGGCGCATGA
- a CDS encoding FecR family protein, giving the protein MSQEAIAREAARWWLDGHDGDRDENAFEQWCRADPSHAAQYLHLQQLWQAGATMPSLQRQQQRRQRRRLGEAGLAVLLLCALGLYSRHASPPAAQVLRTASGEIRDETLADGSHVLLSPGSEVHVRIDAQRRQLQLERGQAWFQVSVDAARPFQVHTPHGTVTALGTAFDLAVQRDDSVVTVTEHRVRVDGGSGNLQATEGQQLRFDGKTAALPHAADAGAMAWRERRLHWVSAPLAEVTQGLDRWHGGRTWIVGARLRQQPVTLLGSADDAAGNRDQLAAQLHVRVLRIGAGMQVWLPPRREQRGAP; this is encoded by the coding sequence ATGAGCCAGGAGGCCATTGCGCGCGAAGCTGCCCGCTGGTGGCTGGATGGGCACGACGGCGACCGCGACGAGAACGCGTTCGAGCAATGGTGCCGGGCCGATCCAAGCCATGCCGCGCAGTACCTGCACCTGCAGCAGCTGTGGCAGGCCGGTGCGACGATGCCCAGCCTGCAGCGGCAACAACAACGACGGCAGCGCCGCCGCCTGGGTGAAGCCGGCCTTGCGGTGCTGCTGCTGTGTGCGCTCGGCCTGTACAGCCGCCATGCCTCACCGCCTGCTGCGCAGGTATTGCGCACCGCGTCCGGCGAGATCCGTGACGAAACCCTGGCGGATGGTTCGCATGTACTGCTGTCGCCGGGCAGCGAAGTGCATGTCCGCATCGACGCACAGCGTCGCCAGCTGCAGCTGGAGCGCGGCCAGGCCTGGTTCCAGGTCAGCGTCGACGCTGCGCGACCGTTTCAGGTACACACACCGCACGGTACCGTCACCGCGCTGGGCACCGCGTTTGATCTGGCCGTGCAGCGTGACGACAGCGTGGTCACGGTCACCGAGCATCGCGTGCGCGTGGACGGCGGCAGCGGCAACCTGCAGGCCACCGAAGGGCAGCAGCTGCGCTTCGACGGAAAGACGGCGGCCCTGCCGCATGCCGCCGATGCAGGTGCGATGGCCTGGCGCGAGCGACGGCTGCATTGGGTGTCCGCTCCGCTTGCCGAGGTGACCCAGGGCCTGGATCGCTGGCATGGCGGGCGCACCTGGATTGTCGGCGCCCGCCTGCGCCAGCAGCCGGTCACTCTGCTCGGCAGTGCTGATGATGCGGCCGGCAACCGCGACCAGCTGGCCGCGCAGCTGCATGTGCGCGTGCTGCGGATCGGCGCAGGAATGCAGGTGTGGCTGCCGCCGCGACGGGAACAACGCGGTGCACCCTGA
- a CDS encoding energy transducer TonB family protein, protein MSERGQHWQAIAITVVLHLLPLLLLVHWVAMPPMLPPPEQDVRISLRLLAPATPPQPVEERQAETPSQAQQARASQPTKSPPPPKSTAARDGEQAASETGGTGRQPVPVAPPAAATDASPAPASITAAPPAPDAPPADFQAGAASDQWEARLMARLERYRYYPAAARSRRQQGTAWVRASIDREGRLLALRLEQSSGQPMLDDAALQTFRRAQPLPPIPDELKAPQELVVPVEYYLR, encoded by the coding sequence ATGAGTGAGCGCGGCCAACACTGGCAGGCGATCGCGATCACCGTCGTCCTGCATCTGCTGCCACTGCTGCTGTTGGTGCACTGGGTCGCGATGCCGCCGATGCTGCCGCCGCCGGAGCAGGACGTGCGCATCAGCCTGCGCCTGCTGGCACCGGCCACGCCGCCACAGCCGGTAGAGGAGCGCCAGGCCGAAACCCCCAGCCAGGCGCAGCAGGCCCGCGCCTCGCAGCCCACGAAGTCACCGCCGCCGCCCAAGTCTACGGCGGCGCGCGACGGAGAGCAGGCCGCCAGCGAAACGGGTGGCACGGGCCGCCAGCCAGTGCCGGTCGCCCCGCCTGCGGCCGCGACCGATGCAAGTCCCGCACCGGCATCGATCACGGCCGCGCCGCCCGCTCCGGACGCGCCACCGGCAGACTTCCAGGCCGGCGCCGCCAGCGACCAGTGGGAAGCCCGCCTGATGGCGCGGCTGGAACGTTACCGCTATTACCCCGCCGCCGCGCGCTCGCGCCGGCAGCAGGGCACTGCCTGGGTCAGGGCCAGCATCGACCGCGAAGGTCGCCTGCTGGCCCTGCGGCTGGAGCAGTCCAGTGGCCAGCCGATGCTCGATGACGCAGCCCTGCAGACCTTCCGTCGCGCCCAGCCACTCCCCCCAATTCCCGATGAACTGAAGGCACCTCAGGAACTGGTGGTACCGGTGGAGTACTACCTGCGCTAG
- a CDS encoding glutamine amidotransferase translates to MKNAVVLQHVAFEDLGTLQPLLLAQGWQLQVLQAGVDALDPAEAADLLVVLGGPISVNDVDLYPFLNDSIALLKARLQQQRPTLGICLGAQLMARALGASVAPSGGKEIGFAPLLLTDEGQRSPLQALQGIPVLHWHGEAFELPADARRLASTPACRHQAFAIGQHALALQCHPELDARQFERWLIGHTLELAQAGIDPNDLRAQARRYGAPLAAAATAMFDHWLQDLQEIPR, encoded by the coding sequence ATGAAGAACGCGGTTGTCCTGCAACACGTTGCCTTTGAAGACCTCGGCACCCTGCAGCCACTGCTGTTGGCGCAGGGCTGGCAACTGCAGGTGCTGCAGGCTGGTGTAGATGCACTCGATCCGGCCGAAGCGGCTGACCTGCTGGTGGTGCTGGGGGGGCCGATCAGCGTCAACGATGTTGATCTTTACCCGTTCCTCAACGACAGCATCGCGCTGTTGAAGGCGCGGTTGCAGCAGCAGCGGCCCACGCTGGGCATCTGCCTCGGCGCGCAGCTGATGGCGCGAGCGCTGGGTGCCAGCGTTGCCCCCAGTGGCGGCAAGGAGATCGGTTTCGCGCCCCTGCTGCTCACCGATGAGGGCCAGCGCTCGCCGCTGCAGGCACTGCAGGGCATTCCGGTACTGCACTGGCACGGCGAGGCGTTCGAGCTTCCAGCCGATGCACGCCGCCTGGCCAGCACGCCGGCCTGCCGCCACCAGGCCTTTGCTATCGGTCAGCACGCGTTGGCCCTGCAATGCCATCCGGAACTGGATGCCCGCCAGTTCGAGCGTTGGCTGATCGGCCACACGCTGGAGCTGGCCCAGGCCGGCATCGACCCCAACGACCTGCGCGCGCAGGCACGCCGCTATGGCGCACCACTGGCCGCAGCCGCTACCGCGATGTTCGACCACTGGCTGCAGGACCTGCAGGAGATACCGCGATGA